GAGTGCGCCAACACTCCTGATATTCTTTTGGTAATTTACTCAGACATGATTGTTACCCTCCTTCCTGTTAATTTGTAACGAATTTGTCCGGTTGATGCTAGACTTTTTAAGAGTTGCTGAAGACTTTTATTCTTTGAAAAGGTGCCACCAAACAGGCTATCTTTAACATTACCTTCATAAACCACTTCCACGTCATACCATCTACTTACTTTTTGCATAATGGTTTCTATGTTTTCTTCGTTGAAGAGAAAATAACCATTTTTCCAAGCTGTGGCTTCTTGAATATCCCCAGGAACAACGGATAGATGTTCTGAATGCCGGGAGCTTCTCGCTTCCTGGCCAGGCTTCAAAATCTGATGGTCTGCACTTGTCTGAACGCTGATAGAGCCTTCAACCAACGTTGTTCGCATGAGTACCTCATCATTGTAGGCAAATACATTGAATTTTGTGCCTAAAACTTCGATGGTCTGTTTGTTAGTGGAAACTATAAAAGGTTTGTTGCTATCCTTTGTTATTTCAAAATAACCCTCTCCGGCTAACTCTACATAACGTTCTCCTGTTTGAAATTGTGAAGGAAATTTAAGAGAGGAGTTTGCATTTAACCATACTGTCGAACCATCGGGCAGCGTAATCTGATATTCTCCTCCAAGTGGAGTGCAGATGGTATGATAGGCAGGATGTGCAACTTGAGGTGTGGCTTTGCTGTAATCGCAGCTAACCTTGCCATCGGCTGCCTTGGTTATGACCATGCCCGCTTTATTGGTTGTTTCACCTATGCGCATGCTATCCAATGCCACTACAGAGCCGTCTTGCAAAAGCAATTGGGCGCTATGTTGACCTGGGGGTATGTCTGTTACCGATTTGGAGTAAAAAATATTGTCGTGCGATATCAAAAATAAACCTACACCTATTATTAACATGACAGATGCAGCTAGCACATACCGGGACCACTTCCGTTTGGTACGATAAGCCTCCATACGATGTTTAAGTCGACTAACAGAACTTTCCACATCATATTTTTGCATTTTTTCTACTAAGCGGTGGACGGACTGTTCATGTTCCAGTTCATGAAAAAGAGATTTGTTTTTTGCAGACTCGGCCTTCCATCGCTGGATCTCCAGCTCTTCTTCTGCTGAAAGCTGTTGCTGCAATCTTTTGGATAATAAGTATATCATCCGTTCTATCTCGTGAAAAGAATCGTATGCCATCTCAGGTAAATTGGTTTATAGGTTAATACGACAGTAACCCAAAAACGTACCTATAGATGCTTTATTTTTTTAACGACATAATATATGCACAACTAGCGCTAGAGCAATGCCGTTTCCAGAAAGCTGTTGTCTCAGTATTTTTAAGGCCCGTACCTTGTGATTTTTGACAGTTTGGATGGATAGCGCCAGTTCCTTGGCTATTTCTTCATTGTTTAAACCGTCTATAAACTCTAAATGGATTACCTTGCGACATTGTAGCGGGAGATTGTTAATTGCTCTATAAATTTCTGATACCACTTCTGAACGGATGATATCATGTAAATGGTCGTTTTCTATCGTACTACTCTGCAGATTGATGAAGTCAAGATTACGGTGTTTCCTACCCGACATTTTTATGAAATCCAGACAAGCATTTTTAGTAGATTGGTATAGAGAAGCCTGCATGTGCGAGACATTCATAAATGTTTTCTTTTGCGTCCATAAACGAAAGAATAAGTTCTCGATAATATCTTCACTTTCTTCATCTCCTACATACTTGGCGGCGAAGAATCGAAGTGAAGGGTAATATAGCTTATAAACCTCCTCAAATACGACACTTTCTCCTAAGTTTATAACGTTGGTCATCATATTTTTTGCTTGTGCAGTTGTGTTTTGTTTATAATTGTTTACAGGCGGCGGAGGTCTCCGTTACACATTTATACCAGTAAAGGTAAGAAAAAAATAAGATTTAGTGATTATTATGTATGTTTGAAGTGTAAACCCAAGAGTTCCAGCTGTGGTATTGGATTAATTTTCTTGGTTTTATGAGAAATGATCAATTTAAAAAACGTTTTAGCAATGATTTATTAAATAATAATAGTAATTTCATTGCCGTTAAATACTAATTGCTAAATAACCATATATAATCTGATGAGACAGTTTGAAATACAGGAGCAGGAGCAGCTTTATGATGCGATTGTTGTAGGTTCAGGTGCCGGGGGCGGCATGGCGGGTTATGTGCTCGCAAAAGCAGGGCTCAAAGTGTTAATGCTCGAGGCAGGTCCTTTTTTTGACCCTGCAAAGGATGCTTTACAATTGAGATGGCCTTGGGAATCACCAAGGCGTGGAGCGTCGACAATACGACCTTTTGGCGATTTTGATGCCGCTTATGGTGGGTGGGAGTTGGATGGTGAACCTTATACCACTGCGCAAGGTACCGAATTCACTTGGTTTCGAGCTCGCATGTTGGGAGGTAGAACGAACCATTGGGGACGTATCTCGCTTCGGATGGGACCGGATGATTTTAAGCCTAAAGATGGAGTGACTGACGAATGGCCCATTACGTACGAAGAGGTAAAACCTTATTACGATAAGGTAGACCGCTTCATCGGTATATATGGTACAGTGGAAGGAATTCGTAATGAACCCGATGGCATTTTCCTAAAGCCACCAAAACCTAGGCTTAATGAGTTGTTTATAAAACGCGGAGCAAAAAAGGCAGGCGTTACTGTTATTCCTGGACGAGGTTCCGTTTTGACCGAAGCGCTGCCGGGCATGGAAGGGAGGGGTACTTGCTTTTTTTGTGGTCAGTGTGGTAGGGGATGTAAGGTATATGGAGATTTTTCTTCTTCTTCTTGTTTGGTTATTCCAGCAATGAAGACGAAGAATTTGACGGTAGTAGATAATGCCATGGTACGAGAAGTGTTAACGAATGATGAAGGTCTTGCTACTGGGGTTTCTTATGTTAATACTGTTGATTTTCAGGAGTATACTGTTAAAGCTAAGATGGTGATACTCGGCGCAAGTGCTTGTGAATCTGCTAGGTTAATGCTTAATTCTAAGTCTAAAACACATCCAAGTGGCATAGGAAATAGTAGTGGTTTAGTGGGGAGATATCTCCATGATTCTACAGGATCTAGTATGTCTGGTTTTATTCCTGAACTTATGGAAAGAAAACGTTACAATGAGGACGGAGTGGGCAGTGTGCATATTTATTCTCCCTGGTGGCTGGATAATAAAAAGCTTGATTTTCCACGAGGTTATCATATTGAATATGGCGGTGGTTTACATATGCCCGCTTATGGTTTTCTAGATTGGGTGCCTGCGGTTAATGGTATGGTGCCTGCAAAAGATGGTTCCAAAAAAGAGCAGGGAGGGTATGGCGTTTCATTGAAGAATGATTATAGACGTTTTTATGGAGCGAATGTAGGGATGGCGGGGAGGGGTACCGCACTGGCGCATAAGAATAATTACTGTGAAATAGATCCGGATAGGGTGGATAAATATGGGATTCCGGTACTTCGTTTCCATTATAAATGGGCAAGGGAGGAGGTCGCACAAGCCAAACATATGCAGGAAACTTTTAAATCTATTATGCACGAAATGGGGGCCATTGTTACTTCGCCTGAGCAGGGGGCCGATACGTCTTATGGATTGGAGACCCCGGGAAAGATTATACATGAGGGTGGAACAACAAGAATGGGAAATGATCCAAATACATCGGTAGTCAATAAATGGTGTCAGGCGCACGATTGTAAAAATCTATTCGTAGTAGATGCGGCGCCATTTGTACAACAAGGAGATAAAAATCTAACTTGGACTATTTTGGCTTTATCGATGCGTACAGCGGAATATATTTTAGACCAGCGAAATAAACTAAACGTATAAACGATTATGAATAGAAGGGAATCTCTAAAAGCATTAGGTCTGACCACAGTTGGTACAGGCTTACTGCTGGAATCGTGTAAACAGGGCGATTCAAAAAAACAAACGCTCACTGAAAATGCTGAAAAGCAAAAGCTGCCCGGCGTACAGGATTTTGAGCATGCAAGGAATAATCGGTTAAATAGTGAACGTTTCTTTGATGATCACGAAATGGCGACAATCAGCATTTTGTCAGATATTATTATTCCTAAAGATGAATTTTCCGAGAGTGCTTCTACGACAGGTGTGCCTGATTTTATTGAGTTCATGGTAAAAGATATACCAGCTTATAAAATACCTATGCGTGGAGGATTAAAATGGTTAGATATACAGTGCTTAAAAAGATATAATCACGTTTTTATCGAGTGCGATGCAAAGGAACAATTGGAAATGTTGGATGAAATTGCTTATCCTAATAAGGCCGAACCGGCAATGCAACAGGGGGTGACTTTTTTTAGTCTGATACGTAATCTAACAGCTTCTGGCTTCTTCACCAGTGAAATTGGAGTAAAAGACATTGGTTATGTAGGGAATAAACCTGAGTTCTGGGATGGGGTTCCTCCCGATGTGTTGAAACAATATGGTTTTACTGGAGAAGACTGACACGAAACATTTAGGTTAATTACTTGTTTCTTGGTTAAACACACAATCAATGGAAACAAGAGAGAAAATTGCAGATGTATTAAATGATTTAATAAAAATCAACAATGATCGGATCAAAGGTTACCAAACCGCAGTAGAAGATACTTCCTGGAGCGACGTTGATTTGAAAGCATTATTTGAGTTTTATGTAGCACAAACTAAAAAATTTAATAGAGAGCTCTCAGAAGCTGTTGCTAAGTATGCAGGTGAATTGCCGGATAAAGGAACGACGACGACGGGGAAATTGCACCGTATTTGGATCGATCTTAAGACAACTATTACAGGGAAAGACCGGCAATCTATTTTACAGGAATGCGAAAGAGGAGAAGATGCCAGTAAAAAAGCATATAACGATGCATTAGGCGAGGCGATAGATTTTCCAACAGAGGTGCAGCAGTTAATTAGAAATCAGGCTGACGAGCAACTGCAAGGTCATGATAAAATTCGGGATTTACGAGATAATGAATCATGAAATACTTTATAAGCAAAAAGCGGACAAATTTGTCCGCTTTTTGCTTATAAAGTATTTTCTATTAATTTGTATATTGTTTGCCTAAAGTTTCTTTTATAATTTTAACTAGTTGACATTTTTACCCATTTATAGCCGTATTCTGTAAAGCATACAAGTTTATGAAGAAAACAGCTCTATCGATATTTCTCGGTTTTATATTTACCATGTTATACGGGCAAGAGGGGCTTTATGATGAAGACCAGATTCCACCGTATTCGCTTCCTGATATTTTAAAAAGGAGCAATGGGCAAACTGTTCATTCAGTGGCTGAATGGGAGCGATGGGGGCGTCCAGAGACCCAGATGCTTTTTGAGAAAAATGTTTATGGTAAGACCTTAGGTGAAGATCTTTTTACTTATGAAGTCACTTCTGAAGACACGCAGGCAATACACGGAACAGCTATAAGAAAAGAAGTGACTATCTATTTATCGTCCGATAAATCAAAAAAAATAGCCTTATTGATTTATCTGCCTAAAAGGAATAAACCCGTTCCGGTATTTCTTGGATTAAACTTTATTGGCAATCAAGCTATTTACCCAGATACCGGAATAACCATTTCTAAGCAATGGACAGCTTTTGGTGGAAAACCAGGATTCACGGAATCAGGTTATGCCACAGAAGAGAGCAGGGGCGTGCGATCGTCTCGATGGCCGGTAGAATTAATTCTTTCTAAAGGTTATGGTTTGGCAACAGCGTATTATGGTGATGTGGAGCTAGATAAACCAACTATTGATCAGTCAGAAGAAAGTTTTCATAAATGGTTTTTTGAACAAACAGGAAAGAAAAAAGAGGCCGACAGCTGGGGAGCTATTGGCGTGTGGGCTTGGGAGCTCAGCAAAGCATTGGATTACCTTTTTGAGGATGCCACAATAGATGCTCAACGTGTTGCCGTAATTGGCCACTCGCGTTTAGGTAAAGCAGCACTATGGGCGGCTGCTCAGGATAAGCGTTTTGCCATGGCCATTGCAAATAACTCTGGTGAAGGTGGTGCTGCTATTACGCGACGACGGTTTGGCGAAACGATTGAAAGAATAAATAAATCCTTCCCTCATTGGTTTTGCGATAATTTTAAACAATTCAATGGTAATGAAGACAATTTGCCAGTTGATTTCCATCAGTTGCTAGGACTCGTAGCACCCAGACCGTTATATGTAGCGAGTGCATCAGACGATTTGTGGGCGGACCCATTGGGAGAATATTTATCTCTTTACCATGCAGGGCCTGTTTATCAGTTGTATGGGCAGGAAACACTGAGTGAAGCAGACCCTCCGCCAGTTGGAAAAGCTGTTACGAAAGGTAATTTGGGGTACCATATTCGACCCGGTAAACATGATATCACGGTTTACGATTGGACGAAATTTTTAGATTTTGCAGATAAGCATTTGTAGCTTGATCGGTTTGATTTTTTCTATTTCTTTCAGTATTTTTTGATGATGTGATTTTTCTCTTAAAAGCTTGTATGAAGTTACTGGTCTTAGCATAACCGAGCACACAAGCAATCGCGTTTATATGTATATCCATTTCTTGAGGTAACAGCAAAGCTAGCGGCATTCTCCTGAGGCGAATGAATTGCAATCCATGTGTTAACCGATGTGTGATTAAGGGTGAGTTTTTCACAACGTCTGGTATTCCATAGATCTGTAAAAAATTTTTGCTTCGTATACTCATAAACCAGCTGATGGAATGATGGAAGATAAATTGCTGATTGTGATGTTTTTATTTCAATTGAAAAAACGGATACACTATAAAGAACAATAGTGAGAAGGACAAGGAACTTAGGAGGTGCTTTTCGTCCGATGGATTTTTAACGTTGCCGTATGGAATAATTTTGTAGTTAATAGATAATAATCGATATTCCATTACGTTTACTATTTTAGGTTTAGGTTGATTAAAACATATTAATATGTTTAGAGCCCTGCGTCCCCAAGCAGGGCTTTTTTATTTCATTAATCCCTTTGCTGTTAAATCATCTACTCTCTTGAACCGATATATATATTTGCCATTTGACGTTTGAAACAAGCTATCTTGTTGTTTCTGTGCTTGCTTCGAATTTAAGTAAATAATTTTATAAGAGACAAATTCTTCAATAGGGTTTCCGCTTACTTTTACATCGTTAATGTATTGATAAGGTGTGTTAACTTTATATAACTCACGGTTCCATTTGTGAACTTCACTGGCCATTGATGAATCTAGTTCTTTTTTGCTGCAAGAAATTAACAAGCATGCTATTAAGACACCTATAGTATATCTCATTTAATTTTTTTTATTAACAACGGCTAATTCCGATTTACCACGATTTTTATTCGTAACAAAAGATGGGTCAAAAAATATTCCAACTGTTCGATTTATTATTCGAAGAATATGGATTTAACATTTGTTAACAAGATTAGGGAACGGAGTAAAGACGAAAAAAAGAAATGAAAACCTTTTAGTTAAAAAACACAAATCTAGCGGAGAATTTATCAGTAACTGAATGGTCAACTGTGTGAAAGTTTGTGTGTTTTGGTCAAAACTTATTTTATATCATAATATGGCCGTCTATTGCAGTGAAAAAAAAATCAATTGTTCTGAATTTCACATAAAAAAATAGGAAATTTCCTGTTTTTTTATGTGAAATTCCCTCTTCCATTTGTGTTTTCGATGATTTTCTTTTGTAATAGAAATTACCATTACCAAAAATAGGAAAAACTATGAATAAGCACTGTGGCGAAATTGTTGAGAAAACTATTAGAAGAAACGGTTGTAGTATTAGTGAACTGGCAAGACTAATGAAGGTAAATAGAAGGTCCATTTATAATTGGTTCAACCAACCAAAGTTAAAAGAGGATGTTATTTTTAAGATTGGTTGCGCGCTAGCACACGATTTTTCCTCAGAGTTTCCGAAACTC
This Olivibacter sp. SDN3 DNA region includes the following protein-coding sequences:
- a CDS encoding FecR family protein encodes the protein MAYDSFHEIERMIYLLSKRLQQQLSAEEELEIQRWKAESAKNKSLFHELEHEQSVHRLVEKMQKYDVESSVSRLKHRMEAYRTKRKWSRYVLAASVMLIIGVGLFLISHDNIFYSKSVTDIPPGQHSAQLLLQDGSVVALDSMRIGETTNKAGMVITKAADGKVSCDYSKATPQVAHPAYHTICTPLGGEYQITLPDGSTVWLNANSSLKFPSQFQTGERYVELAGEGYFEITKDSNKPFIVSTNKQTIEVLGTKFNVFAYNDEVLMRTTLVEGSISVQTSADHQILKPGQEARSSRHSEHLSVVPGDIQEATAWKNGYFLFNEENIETIMQKVSRWYDVEVVYEGNVKDSLFGGTFSKNKSLQQLLKSLASTGQIRYKLTGRRVTIMSE
- a CDS encoding RNA polymerase sigma-70 factor, whose amino-acid sequence is MMTNVINLGESVVFEEVYKLYYPSLRFFAAKYVGDEESEDIIENLFFRLWTQKKTFMNVSHMQASLYQSTKNACLDFIKMSGRKHRNLDFINLQSSTIENDHLHDIIRSEVVSEIYRAINNLPLQCRKVIHLEFIDGLNNEEIAKELALSIQTVKNHKVRALKILRQQLSGNGIALALVVHILCR
- a CDS encoding GMC family oxidoreductase, which translates into the protein MRQFEIQEQEQLYDAIVVGSGAGGGMAGYVLAKAGLKVLMLEAGPFFDPAKDALQLRWPWESPRRGASTIRPFGDFDAAYGGWELDGEPYTTAQGTEFTWFRARMLGGRTNHWGRISLRMGPDDFKPKDGVTDEWPITYEEVKPYYDKVDRFIGIYGTVEGIRNEPDGIFLKPPKPRLNELFIKRGAKKAGVTVIPGRGSVLTEALPGMEGRGTCFFCGQCGRGCKVYGDFSSSSCLVIPAMKTKNLTVVDNAMVREVLTNDEGLATGVSYVNTVDFQEYTVKAKMVILGASACESARLMLNSKSKTHPSGIGNSSGLVGRYLHDSTGSSMSGFIPELMERKRYNEDGVGSVHIYSPWWLDNKKLDFPRGYHIEYGGGLHMPAYGFLDWVPAVNGMVPAKDGSKKEQGGYGVSLKNDYRRFYGANVGMAGRGTALAHKNNYCEIDPDRVDKYGIPVLRFHYKWAREEVAQAKHMQETFKSIMHEMGAIVTSPEQGADTSYGLETPGKIIHEGGTTRMGNDPNTSVVNKWCQAHDCKNLFVVDAAPFVQQGDKNLTWTILALSMRTAEYILDQRNKLNV
- a CDS encoding gluconate 2-dehydrogenase subunit 3 family protein, with the translated sequence MNRRESLKALGLTTVGTGLLLESCKQGDSKKQTLTENAEKQKLPGVQDFEHARNNRLNSERFFDDHEMATISILSDIIIPKDEFSESASTTGVPDFIEFMVKDIPAYKIPMRGGLKWLDIQCLKRYNHVFIECDAKEQLEMLDEIAYPNKAEPAMQQGVTFFSLIRNLTASGFFTSEIGVKDIGYVGNKPEFWDGVPPDVLKQYGFTGED
- a CDS encoding PA2169 family four-helix-bundle protein; its protein translation is METREKIADVLNDLIKINNDRIKGYQTAVEDTSWSDVDLKALFEFYVAQTKKFNRELSEAVAKYAGELPDKGTTTTGKLHRIWIDLKTTITGKDRQSILQECERGEDASKKAYNDALGEAIDFPTEVQQLIRNQADEQLQGHDKIRDLRDNES
- a CDS encoding S9 family peptidase; the encoded protein is MKKTALSIFLGFIFTMLYGQEGLYDEDQIPPYSLPDILKRSNGQTVHSVAEWERWGRPETQMLFEKNVYGKTLGEDLFTYEVTSEDTQAIHGTAIRKEVTIYLSSDKSKKIALLIYLPKRNKPVPVFLGLNFIGNQAIYPDTGITISKQWTAFGGKPGFTESGYATEESRGVRSSRWPVELILSKGYGLATAYYGDVELDKPTIDQSEESFHKWFFEQTGKKKEADSWGAIGVWAWELSKALDYLFEDATIDAQRVAVIGHSRLGKAALWAAAQDKRFAMAIANNSGEGGAAITRRRFGETIERINKSFPHWFCDNFKQFNGNEDNLPVDFHQLLGLVAPRPLYVASASDDLWADPLGEYLSLYHAGPVYQLYGQETLSEADPPPVGKAVTKGNLGYHIRPGKHDITVYDWTKFLDFADKHL